One Pieris napi chromosome Z, ilPieNapi1.2, whole genome shotgun sequence DNA window includes the following coding sequences:
- the LOC125062187 gene encoding ADP,ATP carrier protein-like yields the protein MSKDAKDGKGKKGPETSAFMKDFIAGGVSAAVSKTAMAPMERVKLILQVQHVSKQIAEDKRYKGIVDAFIRIPKEQGIGSLWRGNLANVIRYFPTQALNFAFKDVYKGMFLEGVNKNTQFWTYFAGNLASGGAAGATSLCFVYPLDFARTRLAADVGKGKAKEFNGLVDCLMKTMKTDGPIGLYRGFVVSVQGIIIYRATYFGLYDTARGMLVDPKNTSIFVSWLIAQTVTTIAGITSYPLDTVRRRMMMQSGRPVNERLYKNTLHCWGVILKTEGAGAFFKGAFSNVLRGAGGAFVLVLYDVIKSHL from the exons GGAGTTTCCGCTGCGGTGTCCAAAACCGCCATGGCGCCTATGGAACGAGTCAAACTAATTCTACAAGTACAGCACGTTTCAAAACAAATCGCAGAAGATAAAAGATACAAAG gTATCGTTGACGCCTTCATCCGAATCCCTAAAGAACAAGGAATCGGTTCTTTGTGGCGAGGAAATTTAGCTAACGTAATTAGATATTTTCCGACGCAAGCATTGAATTTTGCATTTAAAGATGTTTACAAAGGCATGTTCTTAGAgggtgttaataaaaatacacagttCTGGACGTATTTTGCTGGTAATCTAGCCTCCGGCGGGGCAGCCGGAGCGACATCTTTGTGTTTCGTGTACCCCTTAGATTTTGCAAGAACAAG ATTGGCCGCTGATGTGGGTAAAGGAAAGGCAAAAGAGTTTAATGGATTAGTCGATTGTTTGATGAAGACCATGAAGACTGATGGCCCAATAGGATTGTACCGAGGGTTCGTTGTCTCGGTACaaggaataattatttatcgtGCCACATATTTTGGGCTGTACGATACAGCTCGAGGAATGCTCGTTGATCCCAAAAATACTTCAATATTTGTGTCATGGCTCATTGCTCAG ACTGTAACTACGATTGCCGGTATTACCTCGTATCCTTTAGACACGGTGCGGCGGCGTATGATGATGCAGTCCGGTCGGCCAGTCAATGAACGACTATACAAAAATACGCTACATTGTTGGGGTGTTATACTCAAAACAGAAGGGGCGGGAGCTTTCTTTAAAGGTGCCTTTTCAAATGTTCTTCGAGGAGCCGGCGGCGCCTTCGTACTTGTTTTATACGATGTGATTAAAAGCCATCTTTAA